A window of Sutcliffiella cohnii contains these coding sequences:
- a CDS encoding NAD(P)/FAD-dependent oxidoreductase has product MKKLVVLGGGYGGMRLLQRLLPNQLPDDIEITLVDRAPYHSLKTEFYALAAGTISDHHVRVNFPEHARLSVKYGEVSKVDIEHEQVLFNDGSVLPYNYIVIGLGCEDKYHGVPGADEFTYSIQSINKSRKTYQALNDLGPNKVVAIVGAGLSGVELASELHESRPDLQVKLFDRGNVVLSAFPAKLSNYVQNWFETNGVEVINSSNITRVEPNTLFNHDEPIHCDVIVWTAGIQPNKVVRDLDVEKDSQGRVVLTKQHNVPNYENVYVVGDCASLPHAPSAQLAEGQAEQIVQVLVKRWAGQEPPSEFPPIKLKGILGSLGKKHGFGLVAERPLTGRMARLLKSGVLWMYKYHNGN; this is encoded by the coding sequence ATGAAAAAACTTGTTGTTCTAGGAGGCGGTTATGGGGGAATGCGTCTTCTCCAACGCCTATTACCAAATCAATTGCCTGACGATATAGAAATAACTTTAGTTGATCGAGCACCATATCATAGTTTAAAAACGGAATTTTATGCGCTCGCTGCAGGAACGATATCAGATCACCATGTACGTGTTAACTTTCCTGAACATGCACGACTGTCTGTTAAATATGGAGAAGTTTCTAAAGTAGATATAGAGCATGAACAGGTTCTTTTTAATGACGGATCCGTTCTTCCTTATAATTATATCGTTATCGGTTTAGGTTGCGAAGATAAATATCATGGTGTACCAGGTGCGGATGAGTTTACTTACAGTATTCAATCCATTAATAAATCTCGTAAAACGTATCAGGCATTAAACGATTTAGGGCCAAATAAAGTCGTGGCAATTGTCGGAGCTGGATTAAGCGGGGTTGAATTAGCTAGTGAACTTCATGAAAGTCGTCCAGACTTACAAGTAAAATTATTTGATCGTGGGAACGTTGTATTATCTGCATTTCCAGCAAAACTAAGCAATTACGTACAAAATTGGTTTGAAACAAATGGGGTAGAAGTAATTAATTCTTCTAATATAACTCGTGTAGAACCGAATACACTATTTAATCACGATGAACCTATTCATTGTGACGTTATTGTGTGGACTGCTGGGATCCAACCGAATAAAGTAGTACGGGATTTAGACGTTGAAAAAGATAGCCAAGGACGAGTGGTGTTAACGAAGCAGCATAATGTACCTAATTACGAAAATGTTTACGTTGTTGGAGATTGTGCTAGTCTTCCGCACGCACCGAGCGCACAGTTAGCGGAAGGACAAGCGGAACAAATCGTTCAAGTGTTAGTTAAAAGATGGGCTGGTCAAGAGCCACCGAGTGAGTTCCCACCGATAAAATTAAAAGGGATCCTCGGTTCACTCGGGAAAAAGCATGGTTTTGGACTAGTTGCTGAACGTCCATTAACTGGTAGAATGGCTCGACTTTTAAAGTCTGGTGTTTTATGGATGTATAAATACCATAATGGAAACTAA
- a CDS encoding YuzD family protein gives MKQIEIEVYGAEVLCPSCVNLPSSKETYEWLQAAVERKFPKQPFTISYIDIYNPPTEEEKKQFAEKVVEEDLFYPVVVINGEIVGEGNPKLKAVYAEMEKYGYTPA, from the coding sequence ATGAAGCAAATAGAAATTGAAGTTTATGGTGCAGAAGTGTTATGTCCAAGTTGTGTCAATTTACCTTCCTCAAAAGAAACGTATGAATGGTTACAAGCAGCAGTAGAAAGGAAATTTCCGAAACAACCGTTTACGATCTCGTATATAGATATTTATAACCCTCCGACAGAAGAAGAGAAGAAACAATTTGCCGAAAAAGTAGTAGAAGAGGATTTGTTTTATCCTGTCGTTGTAATTAATGGAGAAATTGTAGGCGAAGGTAATCCGAAATTAAAGGCAGTATATGCTGAAATGGAAAAGTACGGTTATACACCAGCGTAA
- a CDS encoding NifU family protein, whose product MDFFRNTLYNKSKNGKGAIYMSTETQDIIPQVQEVLDKLRPFLLRDGGDCELVDVEDGIVKLRLLGACGSCPSSTITLKAGIERALLEEVPGVVEVEQVF is encoded by the coding sequence ATAGATTTTTTTCGTAATACCTTATATAATAAGAGTAAGAACGGGAAAGGAGCGATATATATGTCTACAGAAACGCAAGATATTATTCCTCAAGTACAAGAAGTGCTTGATAAATTACGTCCATTCCTTCTTCGTGACGGAGGAGATTGTGAATTAGTTGATGTGGAAGACGGCATCGTAAAACTACGTCTACTAGGTGCTTGCGGTAGCTGCCCAAGTTCAACAATCACATTAAAAGCTGGTATTGAACGTGCACTATTAGAAGAAGTACCTGGAGTAGTAGAAGTAGAGCAAGTATTCTAA
- a CDS encoding 2-hydroxyacid dehydrogenase yields the protein MKKPYVFITRKLPTQIVQALEDVAEVKMWDSEEVQVPREVLLEEAAKADALLTMLSDKVDEQLLSNAPNLKIVANLAVGYDNIDIYTAANNGVVVTNTPDVLTDTTADLAFSLLLATARRIVEGAQYIKEGKWNSWSPFLLAGTDVHHKTIGIVGMGKIGQAVAKRASGFDMEILYHNRSRNTEAETELGAVYQSLEELLKKSDYIVCLTPLTEETKHLFGKEQFKMMKNSAIFINVGRGQVVVEEDLVEALKNGDITGAGLDVFYQEPISNSHPLLELPQVVAIPHIGSASVETRTEMMELCCKNIKDKLTGKEVKSILPN from the coding sequence ATGAAGAAACCATACGTATTTATAACGAGAAAATTACCAACTCAAATCGTACAGGCATTAGAGGATGTTGCAGAAGTAAAGATGTGGGATAGTGAAGAAGTACAAGTACCGAGAGAAGTACTATTAGAGGAAGCGGCAAAAGCAGATGCGTTATTAACAATGTTATCGGATAAAGTAGATGAACAATTGTTAAGTAATGCTCCAAATTTAAAAATAGTCGCTAACTTAGCTGTAGGATATGACAATATCGATATTTATACAGCAGCAAATAATGGGGTTGTCGTAACAAATACACCTGACGTTTTAACAGACACTACGGCTGATTTAGCATTTTCCTTATTACTTGCAACAGCAAGACGCATAGTTGAAGGAGCTCAGTACATAAAAGAAGGGAAATGGAATAGCTGGAGCCCTTTCCTACTAGCAGGTACAGATGTTCATCATAAAACTATTGGTATTGTTGGAATGGGGAAAATAGGACAAGCCGTAGCAAAACGAGCTAGTGGGTTTGATATGGAAATTTTATATCATAACCGTTCAAGAAATACTGAAGCGGAAACCGAATTAGGAGCTGTTTATCAATCGTTAGAAGAGCTTCTGAAGAAGTCTGATTACATTGTATGTTTAACACCATTAACAGAGGAAACGAAACACTTATTTGGAAAAGAACAATTTAAAATGATGAAAAATTCCGCAATTTTTATAAATGTCGGCCGCGGTCAAGTAGTAGTAGAGGAAGATTTAGTGGAAGCTTTAAAAAATGGTGATATCACTGGGGCAGGTTTAGATGTTTTTTATCAAGAGCCAATTTCCAATTCTCACCCACTACTCGAACTTCCGCAAGTAGTTGCTATCCCGCATATCGGAAGTGCATCTGTAGAAACGAGAACCGAAATGATGGAATTGTGTTGCAAAAATATAAAAGATAAATTAACAGGTAAAGAAGTAAAAAGTATTTTGCCGAACTAA
- the yutH gene encoding spore coat putative kinase YutH, translating into MKHAIYDQYGIRMERKISFRYYDAFWANRVLYVVTPVSHLEQDELKELQALSEFMIHRQKDIYVSSFVKNKQNEFCCEIEGKNIAIFRIPYQNEATRNLPLGSDLATFHTRSRSYPAKVTAINRIGQWKSLWEKRIDQMESYYYQKVRSNPTDLFDQLFVESFPYYLGLAENAIQYLVDAEMDDRPQPIDAAAICHQRFSTNSWQQQQYAKLPIDWVMDHASRDLAEWIRTECMTSTRSIPNTVQHFIREYESVARLSSFSWRLLYARLIFPIHYLECIENYYTVGHTGNKRAHEDHLKEVLNRSDYYEHFLHSFFDISKVPTRALKIPVLDWI; encoded by the coding sequence ATGAAACATGCTATATATGATCAATATGGAATTAGAATGGAGCGAAAAATTTCCTTTCGATATTACGATGCCTTTTGGGCAAATCGTGTATTATACGTAGTCACTCCTGTAAGTCATTTGGAACAAGATGAACTGAAAGAATTACAAGCATTAAGCGAATTTATGATACACCGTCAGAAGGACATTTACGTAAGCTCATTTGTGAAAAATAAACAGAACGAATTTTGCTGTGAAATAGAGGGGAAAAATATTGCGATCTTCCGAATACCGTATCAAAATGAGGCGACACGCAACCTTCCGTTAGGGAGTGACCTTGCGACGTTTCATACACGTAGTCGAAGCTATCCGGCGAAAGTTACGGCTATTAATCGAATTGGTCAGTGGAAGAGCTTATGGGAAAAGCGGATAGACCAAATGGAAAGCTATTATTATCAAAAAGTACGTAGTAATCCAACAGATTTGTTTGATCAATTATTTGTAGAATCTTTTCCTTACTATTTAGGGTTAGCGGAAAATGCCATTCAATATTTAGTTGATGCTGAAATGGATGATCGTCCACAACCGATTGACGCTGCTGCAATTTGTCATCAACGATTTTCTACAAATTCGTGGCAACAACAACAATATGCAAAATTGCCGATTGATTGGGTGATGGATCATGCTAGCCGTGATTTAGCGGAATGGATACGAACAGAATGTATGACGAGTACACGCTCTATACCAAATACCGTTCAACATTTTATTCGGGAATATGAAAGTGTAGCAAGACTATCTAGTTTTTCATGGCGCTTATTGTATGCACGGCTAATTTTTCCAATCCACTATTTAGAATGCATCGAAAATTATTACACTGTTGGCCATACAGGAAATAAACGAGCTCATGAAGACCATTTAAAGGAAGTGCTCAATCGTTCGGATTATTATGAACATTTTCTTCATTCCTTTTTTGATATATCAAAAGTTCCAACTAGAGCTTTAAAAATTCCAGTTTTGGATTGGATTTAA
- a CDS encoding phosphatidylglycerophosphatase A family protein: MDEVEKKARQLLEERGVTLNDIAELVHYLQSAYHDDLRMSDCLENVDRVLSKREVQNTVITGIELDILAEQGKLQEPLQSILKSDEGLYGVDEVLALSIVNVYGSIGFTNYGYIDKKKPGILKSLNDKDGEKCHTFLDDIVGAIAAAASSRLAHRAANTE; this comes from the coding sequence ATGGATGAGGTTGAGAAAAAGGCTAGACAACTATTAGAAGAACGTGGTGTTACGTTAAACGATATTGCAGAGCTAGTACATTATCTTCAATCTGCTTATCATGATGATTTACGCATGTCAGACTGTTTAGAAAATGTGGATCGCGTATTATCGAAAAGAGAAGTTCAAAACACGGTTATTACTGGGATTGAACTAGACATTTTAGCAGAGCAAGGAAAACTTCAAGAGCCTCTTCAATCTATTTTAAAATCTGATGAAGGACTTTACGGTGTTGATGAAGTGCTAGCTCTTTCTATCGTTAACGTTTATGGATCCATCGGATTTACGAACTATGGGTATATCGATAAGAAAAAACCTGGTATTTTAAAAAGTTTAAATGATAAAGATGGTGAAAAGTGTCATACGTTTTTAGACGACATTGTCGGTGCTATCGCTGCTGCAGCGTCTAGTCGCCTTGCCCATCGAGCAGCAAATACGGAGTGA
- a CDS encoding TIGR01457 family HAD-type hydrolase translates to MKKYAGYLIDLDGTMYRGKERIDEAKDFVIRLKEENIPYLFVTNNSSRTPQQVAEKLRNFDIPTTDEQVFTTSNATANYLYDWNPNAKIYVIGEEGIRTALMEKGFEIVETDADAVVCGIDRTITYDKLALGALNIRNGARFISTNSDIAIPTERGLLPGNGSLTSVLTVSTETKPTFVGKPEKIIMEQALKVLGINREDVLMIGDNYNTDIKAGMNAGIDTLLVHTGVTTKAHLETYKEQPTYTITSLEEWVEKI, encoded by the coding sequence ATGAAAAAATACGCTGGGTACTTAATTGATTTAGATGGAACAATGTACCGTGGAAAAGAGCGAATAGATGAAGCGAAGGATTTCGTCATACGTTTAAAGGAAGAAAATATACCTTACTTATTTGTAACGAATAATTCGTCAAGGACACCTCAACAAGTCGCAGAAAAACTGAGAAATTTTGATATTCCTACAACGGATGAACAAGTATTTACTACTAGTAATGCAACAGCAAATTACCTTTATGATTGGAACCCTAACGCTAAAATTTACGTGATTGGGGAGGAAGGAATTCGAACCGCACTTATGGAGAAAGGATTTGAAATCGTTGAAACTGATGCAGATGCTGTCGTATGTGGTATCGACCGAACGATTACGTATGATAAGCTTGCGCTAGGGGCGTTAAACATTCGAAATGGAGCTCGCTTTATTTCAACGAATAGTGATATTGCTATACCTACCGAAAGGGGATTGTTACCTGGAAATGGTTCTTTAACATCCGTTCTAACGGTTTCAACAGAAACAAAGCCAACATTTGTCGGAAAGCCTGAAAAGATCATTATGGAACAAGCATTAAAAGTATTAGGGATAAACAGAGAAGATGTGCTTATGATTGGTGATAATTACAATACCGATATTAAAGCAGGAATGAATGCTGGAATCGATACTTTATTAGTACATACAGGTGTTACGACGAAAGCCCATTTAGAAACATATAAGGAGCAACCTACTTATACAATTACCTCGTTAGAAGAGTGGGTGGAAAAAATATAA
- a CDS encoding DUF86 domain-containing protein, whose protein sequence is MYFVDRQKIERTLQYIEKNMEIFSNQSSWETEIEKKALERIAVSCIEGILDTGNAMIDGFIMRDPGSYEDIIDILEDEKVVVTQEANNLKEIIRLRKMLVQDYLEINDTTVLSTLTTYKDTILSFCHSTRTYLVKELGPVTAFKN, encoded by the coding sequence ATGTACTTTGTTGATCGCCAAAAAATTGAAAGAACGTTACAATATATTGAAAAAAATATGGAGATCTTTTCAAATCAATCTTCATGGGAAACGGAAATAGAAAAGAAAGCGTTAGAACGAATTGCCGTTTCGTGTATAGAAGGAATTTTAGATACAGGTAATGCAATGATTGATGGTTTTATTATGCGTGACCCTGGGAGCTACGAAGATATTATTGATATTTTAGAGGATGAAAAAGTAGTAGTCACACAAGAAGCTAATAACTTAAAAGAAATCATTCGTTTGCGTAAAATGTTAGTACAAGATTATTTAGAAATTAATGATACAACGGTGCTATCGACTTTAACAACATATAAAGATACAATATTAAGCTTTTGTCACTCCACGAGAACTTATTTAGTGAAAGAGTTAGGGCCAGTTACTGCATTTAAAAATTAA
- a CDS encoding DUF3055 domain-containing protein translates to MSERFFLYDDTVKTDTRFVSFMGENTRFDLAIVKSDRYYGKSLVLNIQGNKFAIIGHDDLDEPGYIEHAFNLSEEDAEELKSFLYEVV, encoded by the coding sequence ATGAGTGAACGTTTCTTTTTATATGACGATACAGTAAAAACAGATACCCGTTTTGTTAGCTTTATGGGCGAGAACACAAGGTTTGATTTAGCAATAGTAAAATCTGACCGTTATTACGGAAAGTCGCTAGTTTTAAACATACAAGGAAATAAATTTGCCATTATTGGTCATGATGATTTAGACGAGCCTGGTTACATAGAACATGCTTTTAACTTAAGTGAAGAAGATGCCGAGGAATTAAAATCTTTTCTATATGAAGTTGTTTAA
- a CDS encoding cytosolic protein → MSDKEKYTDFSNVETMKNYLAPETLPEGPYGSPRGKDTPVENKSTPWKEGQRYYSAFNYENKTLHQGLPRQDVLAHPPHDDPNENEQPPYESIDD, encoded by the coding sequence ATGAGTGATAAAGAAAAATATACCGACTTTTCTAATGTGGAAACGATGAAAAATTATTTAGCACCGGAAACGTTACCTGAAGGTCCATACGGGTCTCCTCGGGGAAAAGATACTCCAGTAGAAAATAAAAGTACGCCTTGGAAAGAAGGACAACGTTATTATAGTGCGTTTAATTATGAAAATAAAACATTACACCAAGGCTTACCACGCCAAGACGTGTTAGCCCATCCGCCTCATGACGATCCGAATGAAAATGAACAGCCACCTTACGAAAGTATTGATGACTGA
- a CDS encoding YutD family protein, with amino-acid sequence MICIGNYCYEVIEEFRNGFNEEAFKNRYVELLNKYDYIVGDWGYNQLRLKGFFEDSNPKATHDTKISTLSDYLYEYCNFGCPYFVAKRTKKQV; translated from the coding sequence ATGATATGTATTGGTAATTATTGTTATGAGGTCATCGAAGAATTTCGCAACGGTTTTAATGAAGAGGCCTTTAAAAATAGATACGTTGAATTATTAAATAAGTACGATTATATCGTAGGTGATTGGGGATATAACCAATTAAGACTGAAGGGATTTTTCGAAGACTCTAACCCGAAAGCAACACACGATACGAAAATAAGTACGCTTTCTGACTATCTATATGAGTATTGCAACTTCGGTTGTCCATATTTTGTTGCAAAAAGGACAAAGAAACAGGTGTAA
- a CDS encoding YhcN/YlaJ family sporulation lipoprotein — MLTVLSLCGITAFSTACQADLSPNERAGMFHGNNGGTTLNVYDRNDLNNNATNVNNQNNGRQFGYVREQRNPNGNVNEQLEGMPTMDYEQTANAISKMLTTLPNILDVATVVTDEEVLIAYQTDSNDRKDTADMVSKSALSVVPRYYHVYVSDNPRMIREIERFGLLTTDSPNVDAVLEYTIKEMLESPQGYQLNKGENANGEFIGGNNDELDENYNQDNNNR, encoded by the coding sequence ATGTTAACAGTGCTAAGTTTATGTGGAATCACAGCTTTTTCAACTGCATGTCAAGCTGATCTATCACCGAATGAGCGAGCTGGAATGTTCCACGGTAATAACGGCGGAACAACGTTAAATGTGTATGATCGAAACGATTTAAACAACAATGCAACAAACGTGAACAATCAAAACAACGGTCGTCAGTTTGGGTATGTTCGTGAACAAAGAAATCCTAACGGTAATGTTAATGAGCAACTAGAAGGAATGCCGACAATGGATTACGAACAAACCGCTAACGCTATTAGTAAAATGCTAACTACTTTACCAAATATTTTAGACGTTGCTACTGTAGTAACGGATGAAGAAGTGTTAATTGCATACCAAACAGATAGTAATGACCGAAAGGACACTGCTGATATGGTTAGTAAATCAGCCCTTTCCGTCGTTCCAAGATATTATCACGTGTACGTTTCCGATAACCCACGAATGATACGCGAAATAGAACGATTTGGACTTTTAACAACCGATAGTCCAAACGTTGATGCGGTCCTTGAATATACGATTAAAGAGATGCTCGAATCTCCCCAAGGATATCAGTTGAACAAAGGTGAAAATGCAAATGGTGAATTCATCGGAGGAAACAACGATGAATTAGATGAAAACTACAACCAAGATAATAATAATCGATAG
- a CDS encoding HAD family hydrolase, translating into MKKAVFFDLDDTLLWDIRSVQTAFLKTCEYAAEQVIVNVEELEKAVRVEATKLYDSYETRPFTLLIGINPFEGLWGTFDDGTFSFPALNKIIREYQHQAWYNGLQKVGVDDSRLAKNLANRFIKERIKHPFVYEDTFPVLDALKNTYSLVLITNGAPSLQNMKLSLTPQLRPYFDHIIISGEFGEGKPNSLVFQTALQRTGLSPTEVWMVGDNLKTDILGANEIGIDTIWINHHNMEAPEHITPTYTVKGLNGILPIINE; encoded by the coding sequence ATGAAAAAAGCTGTTTTCTTTGATTTAGACGATACTCTGCTATGGGATATTCGAAGTGTTCAAACCGCATTTTTAAAAACATGCGAATACGCAGCCGAACAAGTAATTGTGAATGTTGAAGAATTAGAAAAAGCTGTGCGTGTTGAGGCAACGAAACTATACGACAGTTACGAAACAAGACCATTTACGTTACTAATTGGGATCAATCCATTTGAAGGGCTATGGGGGACTTTTGATGACGGTACTTTTTCCTTTCCAGCACTAAACAAAATAATCCGTGAGTACCAGCATCAAGCTTGGTATAACGGACTTCAAAAAGTTGGAGTGGATGATAGTAGGCTCGCTAAAAATTTAGCTAACCGATTTATAAAAGAACGAATAAAACATCCTTTTGTTTATGAAGACACATTTCCTGTATTAGATGCTTTAAAAAATACATATTCTCTAGTTCTAATTACAAACGGTGCTCCTAGTTTACAAAATATGAAGCTTTCATTAACTCCTCAACTCCGCCCTTACTTCGATCATATTATAATTTCAGGAGAATTTGGGGAAGGAAAACCGAATAGCCTCGTTTTTCAGACAGCATTACAACGTACTGGACTATCACCAACAGAAGTATGGATGGTTGGCGACAACTTAAAAACAGACATACTTGGTGCAAATGAAATCGGAATTGATACAATTTGGATTAACCATCATAATATGGAGGCACCTGAACATATCACTCCGACTTACACAGTAAAAGGACTAAATGGGATTTTACCAATAATAAATGAGTAA
- a CDS encoding aspartate kinase has product MKVSKFGGTSVASAEQINKIASIVKADPSRKIIVVSAPGKRSNEDIKITDLLINLAEQALEQKDTIALQNQIIARYKMIAEELFVGREIVESISNDLSRRLEDTHLTKDQFIDQLKAAGEDNNAKLIAAYFNNIGLPAQYMNPKEAGLIVTDFPQPTQATEEAYNKLSELQHSEKIIVFPGFFGFTKSGLLRTFNRGGSDITGSILAAAVNASVYENFTDVDCVFSANPKVVNSPMEIEEITYREMRELSYAGFSVFHDEALMPVYKEQIPVNIKNTNNPLAAGTFIVAERKKNKGPITGITADSGFSTLYVSKYLMNRELGFGRKLLQILEEEYISYEHTPSGLDDISIIIRSHQLNKEKEERIVQRIVNELEAEEAYFRHGFSMIVLVGEGMNNSTGLAARAATAISRTGANIEMINQGSSEVSIVFGVLQEKEHVILRELYDEFFSKVNVYS; this is encoded by the coding sequence ATGAAAGTAAGCAAATTTGGTGGCACTTCTGTTGCAAGTGCAGAACAAATTAATAAAATTGCATCCATCGTAAAAGCTGACCCTTCTAGAAAAATCATCGTAGTCTCAGCACCAGGAAAAAGGTCTAATGAAGATATTAAAATAACAGATTTACTTATTAACCTCGCTGAACAAGCTTTAGAACAAAAAGATACTATTGCGCTACAGAATCAAATCATCGCTCGCTATAAAATGATTGCAGAAGAACTATTTGTAGGAAGAGAAATAGTGGAATCCATTTCAAATGATTTAAGTCGTCGATTGGAAGATACTCATCTTACTAAAGATCAATTTATTGACCAATTAAAGGCCGCTGGAGAAGATAATAACGCCAAGCTAATCGCAGCATACTTTAACAACATCGGACTACCAGCACAATATATGAACCCTAAAGAGGCTGGACTTATCGTTACTGATTTCCCTCAACCTACGCAAGCAACAGAAGAAGCTTATAACAAATTAAGTGAGTTACAGCATTCAGAAAAAATTATCGTCTTCCCCGGTTTTTTCGGTTTTACAAAGAGTGGTTTGTTACGTACTTTTAATCGTGGTGGATCTGATATTACTGGCTCGATTTTAGCAGCTGCAGTGAATGCTTCCGTGTATGAAAACTTTACGGATGTTGACTGCGTTTTTTCTGCAAATCCTAAAGTAGTGAATAGCCCGATGGAAATAGAAGAAATTACATATCGGGAAATGCGCGAACTTTCTTATGCTGGCTTTTCTGTTTTTCATGATGAAGCCCTTATGCCGGTATATAAAGAACAAATTCCTGTTAATATAAAAAACACAAATAACCCACTAGCAGCTGGTACTTTTATTGTAGCGGAGAGGAAGAAAAATAAAGGACCCATCACAGGAATAACAGCTGATAGCGGATTCTCCACATTGTATGTTAGTAAGTATTTAATGAACCGTGAACTTGGTTTCGGAAGAAAACTTCTACAAATATTAGAAGAAGAATACATTTCTTACGAGCATACCCCTTCTGGCCTAGATGATATTTCCATCATTATTAGAAGTCATCAATTAAACAAAGAAAAAGAGGAAAGAATTGTACAAAGAATTGTAAACGAACTTGAGGCGGAGGAAGCTTATTTTCGTCACGGATTTTCCATGATTGTTTTAGTAGGGGAAGGAATGAACAACTCAACTGGGCTTGCCGCAAGAGCAGCTACGGCTATTTCTCGTACTGGAGCAAATATCGAAATGATTAACCAAGGGTCTTCCGAGGTGAGCATCGTTTTTGGTGTATTACAAGAAAAAGAACATGTGATTCTTCGCGAATTATATGATGAATTCTTCTCTAAAGTGAACGTTTATTCTTAA
- the lipA gene encoding lipoyl synthase, with protein MAKKEEYIRKPEWLKIKLNTNENYTGLKKLMRERNLHTVCEEAKCPNIHECWAVRRTATFMILGAVCTRACRFCAVKTGLPNELDLQEPERVAESVRLMNLKHAVITAVARDDLKDGGAAVFAETVRAVRRENPFTTIEVLPSDMGGVYDNLKMLMDARPDILNHNIETVRSLTPRVRARATYDRSLQFLKRAKEMQPDIPTKSSLMIGLGETKEEIIETMDDLRANDVDIMTIGQYLQPSKKHLKVQKYYHPDEFAELREIAMSKGFSHVEAGPLVRSSYHADEQVNEAAKARQANA; from the coding sequence ATGGCTAAAAAAGAAGAATACATACGAAAGCCGGAATGGTTAAAAATTAAATTAAATACGAATGAAAATTATACAGGCTTAAAAAAGTTAATGCGTGAGCGTAACCTACATACTGTATGTGAAGAAGCTAAATGTCCGAACATTCATGAATGCTGGGCAGTTCGTCGGACTGCAACGTTTATGATTCTTGGAGCAGTTTGCACACGAGCTTGTCGTTTTTGTGCTGTAAAGACTGGTTTACCAAATGAGCTTGACTTACAAGAGCCAGAAAGAGTAGCTGAGTCGGTAAGGCTTATGAACTTAAAGCATGCTGTAATTACTGCAGTTGCCCGTGATGACTTAAAGGACGGTGGAGCTGCTGTATTTGCTGAAACAGTTCGCGCAGTTCGTCGTGAAAATCCATTTACAACAATTGAAGTTTTACCATCAGATATGGGTGGTGTATATGATAATTTAAAAATGTTAATGGACGCACGACCAGACATTTTAAACCATAACATTGAAACTGTTCGTTCATTAACTCCGCGAGTTCGAGCTCGTGCAACGTATGACCGCTCCTTGCAGTTTTTAAAAAGAGCTAAAGAAATGCAGCCAGATATTCCGACGAAGTCAAGTTTAATGATTGGTTTAGGTGAAACAAAAGAGGAAATCATTGAAACAATGGATGATCTTCGTGCAAACGATGTAGATATTATGACAATCGGCCAATATTTACAGCCATCTAAAAAGCATTTAAAAGTGCAAAAGTACTACCATCCAGACGAGTTTGCCGAACTACGTGAAATTGCAATGTCCAAAGGATTTAGCCACGTAGAGGCAGGACCTTTAGTTCGTTCTTCTTATCATGCAGATGAACAAGTAAACGAAGCGGCAAAAGCTAGACAAGCGAACGCTTAA